One region of Oryza sativa Japonica Group chromosome 10, ASM3414082v1 genomic DNA includes:
- the LOC107276272 gene encoding putative cyclin-dependent kinase F-2 yields the protein MAAATIASKHPAADGGGDACSGASHCSTLTNIYNYDSLGTLGAGACSVVRKARDRRTGDTVAIKCFHPPGGDLDDGQQQQQHDAVALAGRERDCLAACRGSPSVVQLLDVAADPWNSGDVYLVMEFVGTRTLRDLTVGRPFSEAETRALMRQLLAGAAAIHGAGLIHRDVKPANILVGPGCVLKYCDFGDATPVMPPYEEFLVGTLRFTSPEEVAGDRFYGQGVDMWALGCVMAELLTGRFVFTSSETCEDHVLDLLDLRECDVGAEDSPAFGGLPGLSPAGREVLAGLLAFDHRERMTAEAALEHRWFTAAADSPAVLRRLADLAAGKNNM from the coding sequence ATGGCTGCCGCGACGATCGCCAGCAAGCAcccggcggccgacggcggcggcgacgcctgcTCCGGTGCGTCGCACtgcagtacgttgacgaacaTCTACAACTACGACAGCCTGGGGACGCTCGGGGCGGGCGCGTGCAGCGTCGTCCGCAAGGCCCGCGATCGCCGCACCGGCGACACGGTGGCGATCAAGTGCTTCCACCCGCCAGGTGGAGACCTCGACGacggccagcagcagcagcagcacgacgCCGTCGCGCTCGCCGGCCGGGAACGCGACTGCCTCGCCGCGTGCCGCGGCAGCCCGTCCGTCGTGCAGCTTctcgacgtcgccgccgacccATGGAACAGCGGCGACGTGTACCTCGTCATGGAGTTCGTCGGCACCCGCACGCTCCGCGACCTCACCGTCGGCCGTCCCTTCTCGGAGGCCGAGACCCGCGCCCTGATGCGGCAGCTCCTCGCTGGCGCCGCGGCGATCCACGGCGCCGGCCTGATCCACCGCGACGTCAAGCCGGCAAACATCCTCGTCGGCCCGGGCTGCGTCCTCAAGTACTGCGACTTCGGCGACGCCACGCCGGTCATGCCGCCGTATGAGGAATTCTTGGTCGGCACGCTCCGGTTCACCTCGccggaggaggtcgccggcgaccggTTCTACGGCCAGGGCGTGGACATGTGGGCGCTGGGCTGCGTGATGGCCGAGCTCCTCACCGGCAGGTTCGTGTTCACCTCGTCGGAGACGTGTGAGGACCATGTCCTCGACCTGCTGGACCTGCGAGAATGCGACGTCGGAGCCGAGGACTCGCCGGCGTTCGGTGGCCTGCCGGGGCTGTCGCCGGCGGGGCGCGAGGTGCTGGCTGGGCTGCTGGCGTTCGACCACCGGGAGAggatgacggcggaggcggcgctggagCACCGGTggttcacggcggcggcggactcgcCTGCCGTACTCAGGCGCCTCGCCGACCTAGCAGCTGGGAAGAACAACATGTAG
- the LOC9269042 gene encoding putative cyclin-dependent kinase F-2, with amino-acid sequence MAAPAPAPAPPASRKRAAAPDDEPTATGSTTPAAAAGAKRPRRYALASVDDYEQLDVVGEGASGVVIMARHRRTGSKVALKHLPHGARDFDAVRVEAACQHACTGHPNIVQIKDVVADAKSGDVFLVMEFVGGSLRDELPRARPEKQVRFMMRQLIGAAKKMHASHVIHRDIKPENILNSFGDLKVCDFGSATFVNPAGKPYKECLVGTLPYTSPEQLAGNHCYGPGVDIWALGCIMGELLTGAPLFGGDMTEKELLADLSANLEDQLNELFFDVLPELSPAAREVLSGLLAFDPEKRMTAAEALEHRWFAEEPKKANFAGFAPLFG; translated from the coding sequence ATGGCGGCGCCTGCACCCGCACCTGCACCACCGGCTTCCCGcaagcgcgcggcggcgccggacgaCGAACCGACCGCCACCGGATCCACtactcccgcggcggcggccggcgccaaGAGGCCGCGGAGGTACGCGCTGGCGAGCGTCGACGACTACGAGCAGCTCGACGTCGTCGGCGAGGGCGCCTCTGGCGTCGTCATCatggcgcgccaccgccgcaccggCAGCAAGGTCGCGCTCAAGCACCTCCCCCACGGCGCCCGCGACTTCGACGCCGTCAGGGTCGAGGCTGCCTGCCAGCACGCGTGCACCGGCCACCCCAACATCGTCCAGATCAAggacgtcgtcgccgacgccaaGTCCGGGGACGTCTTCCTCGTCATGGAGTTCGTCGGAGGCAGCCTCCGCGACGAGCTACCAAGGGCCCGGCCGGAGAAGCAAGTCCGCTTCATGATGCGGCAGCTCATCGGCGCCGCCAAGAAGATGCACGCCTCGCACGTCATCCACCGGGACATCAAGCCGGAGAACATCCTCAACAGCTTCGGCGACCTCAAGGTCTGTGACTTCGGCTCAGCGACGTTCGTCAACCCCGCCGGGAAGCCATACAAGGAGTGTTTGGTCGGCACCTTGCCCTACACCTCGCCGGAGCAGCTCGCCGGCAACCACTGCTACGGCCCGGGCGTCGACATCTGGGCGCTGGGCTGCATCATGGGCGAGCTGCTCACCGGCGCGCCGCTGTTCGGAGGCGACATGACGGAGAAGGAGCTGCTCGCCGACCTGTCCGCCAACCTGGAAGACCAACTCAACGAGCTCTTCTTTGATGTCCTGCCGGAGCTGTCGCCGGCGGCACGCGAGGTCCTCTCCGGGCTGCTGGCGTTCGACCCTGAGAAGAGAATGAcagcggcggaggcgctggAGCACCGGTGGTTCGCCGAGGAGCCCAAGAAAGCAAACTTCGCCGGCTTCGCGCCTCTGTTTGGTTAG